The stretch of DNA GGTGAATCCAGTTCGTTCACTCAGTGCGGAGGCCTGCACGTGGCGCTGCCGTCGGCATGACAAGAGGAGATCGCGATATGGAAACCTACGAGATCGACCACCTCAACGCCGTCCGCGCCCTGGCCCCCGAGTGCATGGTGCTGCTGCGCTCCGACGGCGCCTTTCCCCTGGCTGAGCCGGGCGAGATCGCCCTGTTCGGCTCCGGCGCCCGCGGCACCATCAAGGGTGGAACCGGCAGCGGTGACGTCAACTCCCGCCACGTCACCACCATCGAGGAGGGCCTGGAGTCGGCCGGCTTCACCATCGTCACCAGGCCCTGGCTGGAGGCCTACGACCGCGTCCGCGCTCAGGCCCACCAGGACTTCATCTCCGATATCAGGGCCGAGGCCGCCGAGCGCGGCGTCCCCGCCATCATGATCGGCATGGGCTCTGTCATGGCCGAGCCGGAGTACACGATCCCCCTCGACATCGAAACCGACTCCGACCCGCGCACGGCCGTCTACGTCCTGGCCCGAACCTCCGGTGAGGGCAGCGACCGCACCCCCGAGGCCGGGGACCTGAGGCTCACCGACACCGAGATCCGCGACATCCGTTGTCTGAACGAGTGCTTCGAGACGTTCCTCCTCGTCCTCAACGTGGGCGGCGTCGTCGACCTCAGCCCGCTCGATGACATCACTAACATCCTCCTGCTCTCCCAGCTCGGCGCGGCCATCGGCAACGCCTTCGCCGATGTCCTCCTGGGCGGGGCCTATCCCTCCGGCAAGCTCGCCACCACCTGGGCCGCCTGGGACGAGTGCGACCAGATCGGCGACTTCGGAGACCCGGACGACACCCACTACCGCGAGGGCGTTTACGTCGGTTACCGCTTCTACGACTCGGTCGGCAAGGAGCCGCTCTTCCCCTTCGGATTCGGACTGGGCTACACGACCTTCGACGTCGAAACCCGCCGGGCGAGCCTCGACGGGGCTCGCGTGAGCATCGGCGTCGACGTCACCAACACCGGTGAGCATCCGGGCAAGGAGACCGTCCAGGTCTACGCCAGTGTGCCGGCCGGTCGCCTCGACCAGCCGCTTCAGGCGCTCGCCGGCCTCGCCAAGACCGACGAGATCACCCCCGGCGCCACGGTACACATCACCATCGACATCGACCTGACCGACTTGGCCTCCTACGACGAGGCCACCCGCGCCACGGTCCTGGAGGCCGGCCGTTACCTGCTGCGGGTGGGAACCTCCAGCCGGCACCTGAGCCCCGTCGCCGTCGTCGAGCTCGCCCAGGACGCAACCGTGCGACTCCTGACCGGCGACCTGGGTGATCCCGGCTTCACGGACTGGAGGCCCGAGGCTCCGGTGGTCCTCGACATTCCAGCAGACCTGCCGGTGCTCGTCGTTGACCCGGCCCACCTGCGTCGGCCGGACGGTGCCGCACCCGATGAGCGGACGGCCCCGGAGGGTTTCAGTGAGGCCCTCGCCCTGGCCCGGGACCTGTCCGACGACGACCTCATGCACGCTGTGCTGGGTGACTACCTCAGCGGTGAGGAATCGGGCTCCATCGTCGGAGCGGCCTCCACCACTGTCATCGGCGCGGCCGGCCAGACCACCACCCGAATCCCCGGCCTGCCCAGCCTCATCATGGCCGACGGGCCCGCCGGACTGCGCCTGGCCCCCACCTACGGCGTCGACGCCGAGGGCCCCTTCTCCCTGGGCGACTCCAGCCTGCCCGCCACCTTCCTCGAGCTCATGGATGACGCCGGACGTGAGGCTCTCGGCATCGCCGACGAGCCCGAGCCTCGAGAGCCCGCCGAGATCCGCGAGCAGTACACCACCGCCATCCCCATCGGCACCGCGCTCGCGCAGTCCTGGAACCCGGGCCTGGCGCAGCGGTTCGGCGACGTCGTCGGAGCCGAGATGGAGCGCTTCGGCGTCGACCTCTGGCTCGCCCCCGCCTTCAACCTGCACCGCTCCGTCCTGTGCGGACGAAACTTCGAGTACCTCTCCGAGGACCCGCTGCTGGCCGGGCACATCGCCGCCGCCATCACCCGTGGCGTCCAGTCCCATCCGGGGCGGGGTGTGACCATCAAGCACCTGGCCTGCAACAACCAGGAGATCAACCGCCTCAACTCCAACAGCCGGGTCAGTCCCCGAGCCCTGCGCGACCTCTACCTGCGCGCCTTCGAGACCTGCGTGCGCCGGGCCCGGCCCGCCGCCGTCATGACCTCCTACAACCTCATCAACGGTGTCCACACCTCGGAGTCGACCGACCTGCTCGAGGTCATCCTGCGTCAGGAGTGGGGCTTCGACGGCCTGGTCATGACCGACTGGGTGGTTGCCGGCATGACCCACAGCGACATGAAGCATCCGCGCGCCACCGCCGCGGCGAGCGTCAAGGCCGGCAACGAGCTCTTCATGCCCGGAGGCGAATCGGACCGGGAGGATCTCCTGGCCGCGCTCAGGCGGGGGCGCGACGCTCGGCTGTCGGACGGGCAGACCGAATCGGACGACGGCGGGGTGAGCCTGACGCGCACCGAGCTCGAGAAGCAGGCCGCCCGGGTCATCCGCATGATTTGGAGGCTCGCCGGTTCCGGACGGTGACTGTTCGCGGGGGTTGAGACCGGTCACCTCTGACGTGAGGAGCGAGGAGGGTTCAACGCAGCTGACGTGCGTGCTCGCCGTCGCGCGGAGAGCCGATGATGAGGCGTGAGAGAACCTGTCACCCGGACGGCGGACGTGACATGCTCAGGTCGAGCTGACCGCGAATCATAAGGAGCCCCCATGGCGCTGACACCTCAGGCACGTGAGACCTTCAACCGACTGTTCGGGGTGGAGCCCCAGCCCCACCCCACGGACCCCGAACTGTTCGACATCCTCCAGAACGGGATCTTCGACGAGGCCTTCTCCACGGGTGTCCTCACCGACGTCGAGCGCGAGCTGCTCACCGTCACCGTCCTGACCGCCATGCAGACCCTTCCCCAGCTCAGGGCCCACGTGGGCGCCGCCCTCAACATCGGCGCCAGTCCGCTCCAGGTGCGCGAGACCATCTACCAGTGCGCCCCCTACATCGGCTTCCCCAAGACGCTCAACGCCATCGACATCGCCAACGGGGTCTTCGAGGCGCACGGCGTCTCCCTGCCCCTGGAGAACGCCGGCACCGTCGACGCCGCCGACCCCAGCGCCCGGGAGCAGGCGGGCGCCGCCATCCAGGTTCCGCTGTACGGTCACGAGGTCAAGGAGGTCTTCTCCTCGCTGCCCGAGCCCTTCGATAAGTTCGTGCCCCACCTGCTGACCTCCTCGACCTTCGGCGACTTCGCCACCCGCGGCGGGCTCGACGTCGCCCTGCGCGAGCTCATCAGTCTCGTGGCCATCGCCGCCATCGGCGCCTCCACCCAGCTGCGTCCGCACGTGGCCGGGGCCATCCGGGCCGGCTCCTCCCGCCAGAAGGTGACCGCGGCACTGGTCCAGGTCATGCCCTACATCGGTGGCCCCTACGCCCTATCCGGCCTGGTCCTCGTGGCTAACTACGACGAGAACGCTCCCTCGGAGGCCTACCGCTGAGAGGCGCTGAACCACGAGTCTCAGGGTGCCTCTCGTCGTCGAGATGATGCGGTGTGATGAGTGGCACTCTCTCGACTTGACCTCATCTGTCCCAGGGCGACCACTGATTTATCATATATACTAATAACACTTTTCCTTGTAAGTTATATTACTCGGCATTGCGTGCAGCCCTCACGCCTGCACCCCTCGGCCAGCGGGCCGGGGAACAACTCAAGGAAGAGAGATGACCATGGACCGCAACTACTTCGACCTGACCGGCCAGGTGGCCCTCGTCACCGGCTGCTCATCTGGCATCGGTATCCAGATGGCCAAGGCGCTGGCCAGTGCCGGAGCCAACATCGTCGCCGTGGCGCGTCGCGTCGAGCGCGTCGAGGCCGTGGCCAAGGAGATCACCGAGGAGTTCGGGGTCAAGACCCTTGCCCTGCACTGCGATGTGCGCGATACGGCCAGCGTCGACAGCGTCGTCGACGCCACTCTGAAGACCTTCGGCCGGCTCGACATCGTCATCAACAACGCCGGAACGGGAAGCTTCGGCCCCGCCGAGGATCTGACCGACGAGCAGTTCGACACCGAGGTCGACATCGACCTGTACGGCATCTTCCGCGTCTCGCGCGCCGCCGCGAAGAAAGCCATGATCCCCGCTGGCTACGGACGCATCATCAACGTCGCCTCCATGTACGGCATGGTCGGCTCCAACGTCGCCGGCATGGCCGCCTACCACGCGGCCAAGGGCGGCGCCGTGAACCTCACGCGCGCTCTGGCCGCGGAGTGGGCCAAGTACGGCATCACCGTCAACGCCCTGTGTCCCGGCTACTTCTACTCCGAGCTGACCACCGATGTCCTGGACGCCGAGGACACCGGATCGGCCTTCCGTGCCATGATCCCGCTGGGCCGCTTCGGCAAGGAGGGTGAGCTCGACACCGCCATCCTGTTCCTGGCCTCCAAGGCCTCCGGCTACGTCGTCGGCTCTCCCATCCTCGTCGACGGCGGCTACAGCGCCATCTGAGGGTGCGCTTCTCCGCCCTCCTGCTTGCGGTGGAGGCAAACCCGGCCCGGCGGCCCGTCTACGATGGCCGCCGGGCCGGACTCCCGTTGCCGGCCCAGCGCAGCAAGGAGAGCACGTGACGACGACGCAGCCCTACCTGTCCCGGCAGGTCACCTTCACCGCCCAGGGGCAGAGGATCGGGG from Actinomyces sp. Marseille-P3109 encodes:
- a CDS encoding glycoside hydrolase family 3 protein, yielding METYEIDHLNAVRALAPECMVLLRSDGAFPLAEPGEIALFGSGARGTIKGGTGSGDVNSRHVTTIEEGLESAGFTIVTRPWLEAYDRVRAQAHQDFISDIRAEAAERGVPAIMIGMGSVMAEPEYTIPLDIETDSDPRTAVYVLARTSGEGSDRTPEAGDLRLTDTEIRDIRCLNECFETFLLVLNVGGVVDLSPLDDITNILLLSQLGAAIGNAFADVLLGGAYPSGKLATTWAAWDECDQIGDFGDPDDTHYREGVYVGYRFYDSVGKEPLFPFGFGLGYTTFDVETRRASLDGARVSIGVDVTNTGEHPGKETVQVYASVPAGRLDQPLQALAGLAKTDEITPGATVHITIDIDLTDLASYDEATRATVLEAGRYLLRVGTSSRHLSPVAVVELAQDATVRLLTGDLGDPGFTDWRPEAPVVLDIPADLPVLVVDPAHLRRPDGAAPDERTAPEGFSEALALARDLSDDDLMHAVLGDYLSGEESGSIVGAASTTVIGAAGQTTTRIPGLPSLIMADGPAGLRLAPTYGVDAEGPFSLGDSSLPATFLELMDDAGREALGIADEPEPREPAEIREQYTTAIPIGTALAQSWNPGLAQRFGDVVGAEMERFGVDLWLAPAFNLHRSVLCGRNFEYLSEDPLLAGHIAAAITRGVQSHPGRGVTIKHLACNNQEINRLNSNSRVSPRALRDLYLRAFETCVRRARPAAVMTSYNLINGVHTSESTDLLEVILRQEWGFDGLVMTDWVVAGMTHSDMKHPRATAAASVKAGNELFMPGGESDREDLLAALRRGRDARLSDGQTESDDGGVSLTRTELEKQAARVIRMIWRLAGSGR
- a CDS encoding SDR family NAD(P)-dependent oxidoreductase, coding for MTMDRNYFDLTGQVALVTGCSSGIGIQMAKALASAGANIVAVARRVERVEAVAKEITEEFGVKTLALHCDVRDTASVDSVVDATLKTFGRLDIVINNAGTGSFGPAEDLTDEQFDTEVDIDLYGIFRVSRAAAKKAMIPAGYGRIINVASMYGMVGSNVAGMAAYHAAKGGAVNLTRALAAEWAKYGITVNALCPGYFYSELTTDVLDAEDTGSAFRAMIPLGRFGKEGELDTAILFLASKASGYVVGSPILVDGGYSAI
- a CDS encoding carboxymuconolactone decarboxylase family protein, translating into MALTPQARETFNRLFGVEPQPHPTDPELFDILQNGIFDEAFSTGVLTDVERELLTVTVLTAMQTLPQLRAHVGAALNIGASPLQVRETIYQCAPYIGFPKTLNAIDIANGVFEAHGVSLPLENAGTVDAADPSAREQAGAAIQVPLYGHEVKEVFSSLPEPFDKFVPHLLTSSTFGDFATRGGLDVALRELISLVAIAAIGASTQLRPHVAGAIRAGSSRQKVTAALVQVMPYIGGPYALSGLVLVANYDENAPSEAYR